One window of Pseudomonadota bacterium genomic DNA carries:
- a CDS encoding carbohydrate-binding family 9-like protein, with protein MRETMARSAGVWIAAALVATLTACIEKSSYVTPDESDKVAKMILGKAPEKIEHRLDVELEGKIALLGYDLEPESVAPGGTLTVTWYWQCKEAPGPGYRLFTHVVDGDGVSRVNRDGVGAIRKHYQPEHWKAGVVVRDTQKISIPKSWDSKVADLRVGVWGRNGRLKVTVGAADSENRIKAVRVPIEEAIAVPPVTIPRAPQPPAIDGAFEDEASWSGAVRLDAFADTLTGEKAPRRTDVRLMWDDAALYVAVKAEDDFLQSKYEKNDDELWHEDAFEIFLDPRGDKKDYYEIQVSPAGLVFDSYLPRYRKNDNAWSCGAKVAAKLDGTLNDGEGGDKGWTAELAIPWKSLEKGGGVPPGSAEGLKINLFRVDVVGDKTEYSAWSPPLRGDFHALDRFRAVALAKAPKPARAADAGVAR; from the coding sequence ATGAGGGAGACGATGGCCCGCTCGGCGGGCGTGTGGATCGCCGCGGCCCTGGTCGCGACTTTGACCGCGTGCATCGAGAAGAGCTCGTACGTCACACCCGACGAGAGCGACAAGGTCGCGAAGATGATCCTCGGCAAGGCGCCCGAGAAGATCGAGCACCGCTTGGACGTCGAGCTCGAGGGGAAGATCGCGCTGCTCGGCTACGACCTCGAGCCGGAGTCGGTCGCGCCAGGCGGGACGCTCACCGTGACGTGGTACTGGCAGTGCAAGGAGGCGCCGGGGCCGGGGTACCGGCTGTTCACCCACGTCGTCGACGGCGACGGCGTCTCGCGCGTCAACCGCGACGGTGTCGGCGCGATCCGCAAGCACTACCAGCCCGAGCACTGGAAGGCCGGTGTCGTCGTGCGCGACACGCAGAAGATCTCGATCCCGAAGTCGTGGGACTCGAAGGTCGCGGATCTGCGCGTCGGCGTGTGGGGACGGAACGGGCGGCTCAAGGTGACGGTGGGCGCGGCCGATTCGGAGAACCGGATCAAGGCCGTCCGCGTCCCGATCGAGGAGGCGATCGCCGTCCCGCCGGTCACGATCCCGCGCGCGCCGCAGCCGCCGGCGATCGACGGCGCGTTCGAGGACGAGGCCTCGTGGAGCGGCGCGGTCAGGCTGGACGCCTTCGCCGACACGCTGACCGGCGAGAAGGCCCCGCGGCGGACCGACGTGCGCCTCATGTGGGATGACGCCGCGCTGTACGTCGCCGTGAAGGCCGAGGACGACTTCCTGCAGAGCAAGTACGAGAAGAACGACGACGAGCTCTGGCACGAGGACGCTTTCGAGATCTTCCTGGATCCGCGCGGCGACAAGAAGGACTACTACGAGATCCAGGTCAGCCCGGCCGGGCTCGTGTTCGACTCCTACCTGCCGCGCTACCGCAAGAACGACAACGCGTGGTCGTGCGGCGCGAAGGTCGCGGCGAAGCTCGACGGGACGCTGAACGACGGCGAGGGCGGCGACAAGGGCTGGACCGCGGAGCTGGCGATCCCCTGGAAGTCTCTCGAGAAGGGCGGCGGCGTCCCGCCCGGATCCGCCGAGGGGCTCAAGATCAACCTCTTCCGCGTCGACGTCGTAGGCGACAAGACCGAGTACTCGGCGTGGTCGCCGCCGCTCCGCGGGGACTTCCACGCGCTCGACAGGTTCCGCGCGGTCGCGCTCGCGAAGGCTCCGAAGCCCGCCCGCGCAGCGGACGCCGGGGTCGCTCGGTGA
- a CDS encoding tetratricopeptide repeat protein, translated as MRALLAAAFACALAAAVRPAAAEDPAIPTDAQKEEAKRHFLDGRAHYASREFAEAAEHFIEAYELTQAPELLYNLARCYERLGEEERAAEQYEMYLRMSPDAEDRVEVEQRIAELVGGPERKPAEGGEVREAAPAAPEEEGREIRLRVASGVDFPITGEWSRKSVPLDVALLFGMSDWLQLGFGLAFVGFVGDEPAGETGFPTGEFALQGELAVRATIKGRFAFAARIDVAPTWIFRDHRDSVFWLAGRGGVGLHIDLWKSFGVVIEGVAAVGPVFNRDAEIWDDWPKVSLAVDAGPRIGITYVF; from the coding sequence GTGAGAGCTCTTCTGGCGGCGGCCTTCGCCTGCGCGCTCGCGGCGGCGGTCCGCCCGGCGGCCGCCGAGGATCCCGCGATCCCGACCGACGCGCAGAAGGAGGAGGCCAAGCGCCACTTCCTCGACGGCCGGGCGCACTACGCGTCCAGGGAGTTCGCGGAAGCGGCCGAGCACTTCATCGAGGCGTACGAGCTCACCCAAGCGCCGGAGCTCCTCTACAACCTCGCGCGTTGCTACGAGCGCCTCGGCGAGGAGGAGCGCGCCGCGGAGCAGTACGAGATGTACCTGCGGATGAGCCCGGACGCCGAGGATCGCGTCGAGGTCGAGCAGCGGATCGCGGAGCTCGTCGGCGGGCCCGAGCGGAAGCCCGCGGAGGGGGGCGAGGTCCGGGAAGCCGCGCCCGCGGCGCCGGAGGAGGAGGGCAGGGAGATCCGGCTCCGCGTCGCGTCGGGCGTCGACTTCCCGATCACGGGCGAGTGGAGCCGCAAGTCGGTCCCTCTCGACGTCGCGCTCCTGTTCGGGATGAGCGACTGGCTGCAGCTCGGCTTCGGCCTCGCGTTCGTCGGGTTCGTCGGCGACGAGCCGGCGGGCGAGACCGGCTTCCCGACCGGCGAGTTCGCGTTGCAGGGCGAGCTCGCGGTGCGGGCGACGATCAAGGGCAGGTTCGCGTTCGCGGCCCGCATCGACGTCGCGCCCACGTGGATCTTCCGCGACCACCGCGACTCCGTCTTCTGGCTCGCCGGGCGCGGCGGGGTGGGGCTGCACATCGACCTCTGGAAGTCGTTCGGCGTCGTGATCGAGGGCGTCGCCGCGGTGGGGCCGGTGTTCAACCGGGACGCCGAGATCTGGGACGACTGGCCCAAGGTCTCCCTCGCCGTCGACGCGGGTCCGAGGATCGGGATCACGTATGTGTTCTGA
- a CDS encoding MarR family transcriptional regulator gives MNTPNENTMEPVDQIEELAQELMRRLDLLSGSKVQEDISYGQYKVLSVIHNHGPISVGNLGRLVGSAQSTTSEMVARLTKSGLVTKVRGPYDGRVVMVELTDQGRQLLRRRRKRVREGYQTLFNRLSVGERDTFMNAVKQLDEILRKATD, from the coding sequence ATGAATACGCCGAATGAAAACACGATGGAACCCGTCGACCAGATCGAGGAGCTCGCGCAGGAGCTGATGAGGCGCCTCGACCTCTTGAGCGGCAGCAAGGTTCAAGAGGACATCTCCTACGGCCAGTACAAGGTGCTCTCCGTGATCCACAACCACGGCCCGATCTCGGTCGGGAATCTCGGGAGGCTCGTCGGCTCGGCCCAGAGCACGACCTCCGAGATGGTGGCGCGGCTCACGAAGTCGGGCCTCGTCACGAAGGTGCGCGGCCCCTACGACGGGCGCGTCGTCATGGTCGAGCTCACGGATCAGGGGCGCCAGCTCCTCCGGCGGCGCCGCAAGCGCGTTCGCGAGGGGTATCAGACGCTGTTCAACCGGTTGTCGGTCGGCGAGCGCGACACGTTCATGAACGCCGTCAAGCAGCTCGACGAGATCCTCCGCAAGGCCACCGACTAG
- a CDS encoding IS66 family transposase, which produces MLSIERIDDVKTAKQVALLLQGENDRLHKRNRELVARIAKLEGLDEAKQLELEVMRLQEQMDALRRRLFAASSEKRPGDKGDEDKEKKAPRTGHGPKEQPELPIVEQTHELPADEMTCSSCGGTLAEWEGQFEESEEVTVVERRFMLRKHLRKKYRCTCGACVKTAPAPERPIPGGRYSTEFAVEVAAQKYLDHLPLERQARIMKREGLAVDSQTLWDQVWALARLYEPTYERIREHVLAQEVAHGDETPWYLLKKGGRERWHAWAAACHDAVYFHIDRRRSADAAEELWSGYAGWLVVDGYQTYLSLAKRKPPGALKLSYCWAHARRKYMEAEPHYPAECKVALDLIRELYLVEREAPDPMPLAGEERTQALELRARLRTERSAVIVEQIREWAAAQRALPESSLFKAIRYMTDHWHGLTRFLHDPRLPLDNNLVEREIRSLAVGRKNFYGSKSERGLKAAAILYTLIGTAKLQGAEPKAYLLELARAALRDPATALLPNEIG; this is translated from the coding sequence ATGCTGAGCATCGAGCGCATCGACGACGTGAAGACGGCGAAGCAGGTGGCGCTCCTGCTGCAGGGAGAAAACGATCGTCTGCACAAGCGCAACCGCGAGCTCGTGGCGCGCATCGCCAAGCTGGAGGGACTCGACGAGGCGAAGCAGCTCGAGCTGGAGGTGATGCGCCTGCAGGAGCAGATGGACGCGCTGCGACGGCGGCTGTTCGCGGCGTCGTCGGAGAAACGCCCGGGGGACAAGGGCGACGAGGACAAGGAGAAAAAGGCGCCGCGGACCGGGCACGGACCCAAGGAGCAGCCGGAGCTGCCCATCGTGGAGCAGACGCACGAGCTCCCTGCCGACGAGATGACGTGCTCGTCGTGCGGCGGGACGCTCGCGGAGTGGGAGGGGCAGTTCGAGGAGTCGGAGGAGGTGACGGTCGTCGAGAGGCGGTTCATGCTCCGCAAGCACCTGCGCAAGAAGTACCGCTGCACGTGCGGGGCGTGCGTGAAGACCGCGCCGGCGCCGGAGCGCCCGATCCCGGGCGGGCGGTACTCGACGGAGTTCGCGGTGGAGGTGGCGGCGCAGAAGTATCTCGACCATCTGCCGCTGGAGCGCCAGGCGCGGATCATGAAGCGCGAGGGGCTCGCGGTGGACTCGCAGACGCTGTGGGACCAAGTGTGGGCGCTCGCGCGGCTGTACGAGCCGACGTACGAGCGGATCCGCGAGCACGTGCTCGCGCAGGAGGTGGCGCACGGCGACGAGACGCCGTGGTATCTCTTGAAGAAGGGCGGCCGCGAGAGATGGCATGCGTGGGCCGCGGCGTGCCACGACGCTGTCTACTTCCACATCGACAGGCGGCGGAGCGCGGACGCGGCGGAAGAGCTGTGGTCGGGGTACGCGGGGTGGCTCGTGGTGGACGGGTACCAAACGTACCTGTCGCTCGCGAAGCGCAAGCCGCCGGGCGCGCTCAAGCTCTCGTATTGCTGGGCGCACGCGCGGCGGAAGTACATGGAGGCCGAGCCGCACTACCCGGCGGAGTGCAAGGTCGCGCTGGATCTGATCCGCGAGCTGTACCTGGTGGAGCGCGAGGCGCCGGACCCGATGCCGCTCGCGGGCGAGGAGCGGACGCAGGCGCTCGAATTGCGGGCGCGGCTGCGGACCGAGCGGTCGGCGGTCATCGTCGAGCAAATCCGGGAGTGGGCGGCGGCGCAGCGTGCGCTGCCGGAGAGCTCGCTCTTCAAGGCGATCCGGTACATGACCGACCACTGGCACGGGCTGACGCGATTCCTTCACGATCCGCGGCTACCTCTCGACAACAATCTGGTGGAACGCGAGATCCGCAGCCTGGCCGTGGGCCGTAAGAACTTCTACGGCAGCAAGTCCGAGCGTGGGCTCAAGGCCGCCGCGATCCTCTACACGCTGATCGGCACCGCGAAGCTGCAGGGCGCCGAGCCGAAGGCGTACCTCCTGGAGCTGGCCCGCGCGGCCTTGCGCGACCCGGCGACGGCGTTGCTCCCGAACGAGATCGGCTGA
- a CDS encoding SUMF1/EgtB/PvdO family nonheme iron enzyme, whose amino-acid sequence MAAASDRKLEIGRLRHLLSFILATLLASCSGCGGDGGNKDTDTGTDTGLDTDTSWDGGPLTDCDGTTPHTGMVCVKGGKYLMGCMPYDLQCKQNETPMVEVALSPFWIDEKEATLEEIIPYLNWLLTQEEYVWDGYIYRVEGHVPMWVGGDGGGSSPIGLDGETGDLVYYPGEENCGARPIEAATGGLGWEAAKLYCEYRGKRLPTEAEWEAAARGQTKWIYPCAWEHKDCWYGRYDCCDPEPSCPGVCQDPCCIPFAPSQTGSCESPNGVVNMYGNAVEWVLDHKDADHSWCADGCTDPPPRIGDGPLLKGGGISTEARTTRISDRMGTLGSPCSSCGVRCVSSPVDFVLSDGGVVWGE is encoded by the coding sequence ATGGCCGCAGCAAGTGATCGAAAATTGGAAATTGGAAGGTTACGACACCTTCTTTCTTTCATCCTCGCGACGTTGCTCGCGTCCTGCTCGGGCTGCGGTGGCGACGGCGGGAACAAGGACACGGACACCGGCACGGACACGGGGCTCGACACGGACACGAGCTGGGATGGTGGCCCGCTGACCGACTGCGATGGAACAACGCCCCATACCGGGATGGTGTGCGTCAAGGGCGGGAAGTACCTGATGGGCTGCATGCCGTACGACCTCCAGTGCAAGCAGAACGAGACGCCGATGGTGGAGGTGGCGCTGTCGCCGTTCTGGATCGACGAGAAGGAGGCGACGCTCGAGGAGATCATCCCGTACCTGAACTGGCTGCTCACTCAGGAAGAGTACGTTTGGGACGGGTATATCTACCGGGTGGAGGGGCACGTGCCGATGTGGGTCGGGGGAGACGGCGGCGGTTCTTCGCCGATCGGCCTCGACGGGGAAACCGGCGATCTCGTGTACTACCCCGGCGAGGAAAACTGTGGCGCTCGTCCTATCGAGGCGGCGACTGGCGGATTGGGCTGGGAAGCCGCGAAGCTGTACTGCGAATATCGCGGGAAGCGTTTGCCCACGGAGGCGGAGTGGGAGGCAGCCGCGCGGGGGCAGACGAAGTGGATCTACCCCTGTGCGTGGGAGCACAAGGACTGCTGGTACGGTAGGTACGATTGCTGCGACCCCGAGCCGAGTTGTCCAGGCGTGTGTCAGGACCCGTGCTGCATCCCGTTTGCGCCATCGCAGACGGGATCGTGCGAAAGCCCCAACGGTGTTGTGAACATGTACGGCAACGCCGTAGAATGGGTGCTGGATCACAAGGACGCGGACCACTCCTGGTGTGCGGACGGCTGCACGGATCCTCCGCCGAGGATTGGTGATGGACCTTTGCTCAAAGGTGGCGGAATCAGCACAGAAGCGAGGACGACGCGCATTTCCGATCGCATGGGCACACTCGGTAGTCCCTGCTCTTCCTGTGGCGTCCGCTGCGTTTCCTCCCCGGTCGACTTCGTCCTCTCCGACGGCGGGGTCGTGTGGGGGGAGTGA
- a CDS encoding carboxypeptidase-like regulatory domain-containing protein, protein MRTCAFVLAFLLTGCDALTTFHGRVRSAVDCGGAAAGPVRGASIVVECSRGEPSGTVTDGQGEFWVKRLSVSSGECVVRAEAAGYRRATVRPESTCDACTVEVPMTLECAAEPAPPLGP, encoded by the coding sequence ATGAGAACGTGCGCCTTTGTGCTGGCGTTCCTCCTGACGGGGTGCGACGCGCTGACGACGTTCCACGGACGAGTGCGGTCGGCGGTGGATTGCGGAGGTGCGGCAGCCGGGCCGGTGCGCGGAGCGTCGATCGTCGTCGAGTGCTCGCGAGGCGAGCCGAGTGGCACCGTAACGGATGGCCAGGGCGAGTTCTGGGTCAAGCGCCTGAGCGTGTCGTCCGGAGAGTGCGTGGTGCGAGCCGAGGCTGCAGGCTATCGACGCGCGACCGTTCGCCCGGAGAGCACTTGCGACGCGTGCACCGTTGAGGTTCCTATGACTCTCGAGTGCGCGGCCGAGCCGGCGCCGCCCCTCGGTCCCTGA
- a CDS encoding S24/S26 family peptidase, with protein MRRLRAPIGDIRALSREVTERGGSMRFECRLWGTSMSPGIRPGDVLVVETASLEALNVGDVIVYLGDGGREVAHRLIRREGGGGTPRMIARADVPGAREEVVTPGDLIGRVVSVRRLDPLRRAVDRAVAAVRNRLSRRRWSSGRTETGS; from the coding sequence ATGCGCCGTTTGAGGGCGCCCATCGGCGACATCCGCGCGCTCTCCCGCGAGGTGACGGAGCGGGGAGGGAGCATGCGCTTCGAGTGCAGGCTGTGGGGCACGAGCATGTCGCCGGGCATCCGCCCGGGAGACGTGCTGGTCGTGGAGACGGCGAGCCTCGAGGCGCTGAACGTCGGCGACGTGATCGTCTACCTCGGCGACGGCGGGCGGGAGGTGGCCCACCGCCTGATCCGACGCGAGGGCGGCGGCGGGACGCCCCGGATGATAGCGAGGGCGGACGTCCCCGGCGCGCGGGAGGAGGTCGTCACTCCGGGGGATCTGATCGGGCGCGTCGTGTCGGTCCGGCGCCTGGACCCTTTGCGCAGGGCCGTCGACCGCGCGGTCGCCGCGGTGCGCAACCGGCTGTCGCGGAGGCGGTGGTCGAGCGGCAGGACCGAGACCGGCTCGTGA
- the folK gene encoding 2-amino-4-hydroxy-6-hydroxymethyldihydropteridine diphosphokinase: MCSDASTRAFVGLGANLGDRRATIEAALSRLAAQPGISLVRRTALVETPPWGVEDQPPFLNAVAELRTTLEPLALLESLQRLERELGRRPTRRWGPREIDLDILLFGDRVVDAPTLVVPHPHLTDRPFVLSQLLALDPSLVHPRSGQRLSSFQSKTELLAR, translated from the coding sequence ATGTGTTCTGACGCGTCGACCCGCGCGTTCGTCGGCCTCGGCGCCAACCTCGGCGATCGCCGGGCCACGATCGAGGCCGCGCTCTCGCGCCTCGCCGCCCAACCCGGGATCTCGCTCGTCCGGCGCACCGCGCTTGTCGAGACGCCGCCGTGGGGAGTCGAGGATCAGCCGCCGTTCCTGAACGCCGTGGCCGAGCTGCGCACGACCTTGGAACCCTTGGCGCTCCTGGAATCGCTTCAGCGCCTGGAGCGGGAGCTGGGGCGGAGGCCGACTCGAAGGTGGGGACCGCGCGAGATCGACCTCGACATCCTCCTCTTCGGCGACCGCGTGGTCGACGCGCCGACGCTGGTGGTGCCGCACCCGCACCTCACCGACCGGCCGTTCGTGCTGTCGCAGCTCCTCGCGCTCGATCCGAGCCTCGTCCACCCGCGATCCGGGCAACGATTGTCCTCTTTTCAATCGAAAACCGAATTGCTGGCCAGGTAG
- a CDS encoding transposase produces MPRPPRDDFAGARHHVMSRGARRQPVFRDPRHCELFLALLGDLPRRFAVRIHGYALMPNHFHLMLESDEGRLSRAMSFLLARYTVESNRLHDWDGPVFRGRFHSRPVYADQHWMHLLAYVHLNPVRSRLEMRLGQYRWTSHRFYAGTGSPPAWLTTAELLEMLEPFGGYAAYLKGVRARREEEPEGFDAVVFAGRRKADAATPAPKPRRAPTPVPAEVVLRRVAAVAGCPVAQLKVVARGRNGNPARTAAAHALVQDARLSHGEIAALLHMSPTDVSRALLKVRNRTPGQEQLCRIVEELEERGS; encoded by the coding sequence ATGCCCAGACCACCCCGAGACGATTTCGCCGGCGCTCGTCACCACGTCATGAGCCGCGGCGCGAGGCGCCAGCCCGTGTTCCGCGACCCGAGGCACTGCGAGCTGTTTCTCGCGCTGCTCGGCGACCTGCCGCGTCGCTTCGCTGTGCGGATACACGGCTACGCGCTGATGCCGAACCACTTCCACCTGATGCTCGAGTCCGACGAAGGGCGCCTGAGCCGGGCGATGTCGTTTCTCCTCGCGCGCTACACGGTGGAATCGAACCGTCTCCACGACTGGGACGGTCCCGTGTTCCGCGGCCGCTTCCACAGCCGTCCGGTGTATGCGGACCAGCACTGGATGCACTTGCTCGCCTACGTGCACCTCAACCCCGTGCGCAGCCGGCTGGAGATGCGGCTCGGCCAGTACCGCTGGACGAGCCACCGGTTCTACGCCGGAACCGGGTCGCCACCCGCCTGGCTCACGACCGCCGAGCTGCTCGAGATGCTCGAGCCGTTCGGGGGCTACGCGGCTTACCTCAAGGGTGTTCGCGCGCGACGCGAGGAGGAGCCCGAGGGCTTCGATGCGGTGGTGTTCGCCGGGCGGCGCAAGGCCGACGCCGCGACGCCCGCGCCGAAACCGAGGCGGGCGCCGACGCCCGTTCCGGCCGAGGTCGTGTTGCGACGGGTCGCGGCCGTGGCCGGGTGTCCGGTGGCACAGCTCAAGGTGGTTGCGCGCGGGAGGAACGGGAACCCGGCCCGCACCGCGGCGGCCCACGCGCTGGTGCAAGACGCGAGGCTTTCGCACGGCGAGATCGCGGCGCTACTGCACATGTCGCCGACCGACGTGAGCCGCGCGCTGCTCAAGGTCCGCAACCGCACGCCTGGGCAAGAACAGCTCTGCCGGATCGTGGAGGAGCTGGAGGAGCGGGGGAGCTGA
- a CDS encoding signal recognition particle protein Srp54, with amino-acid sequence MFETLQKGFRKARQRMAGVAEIDEKVVDEALRDIRLSLLEADVDLKLTKDFLGRVREKALGEIVKTTATVKGRKLQISPTDAFVKICQDELVAMMGPVDTEIALAPKGTPTGIMMVGLNGVGKTTTTGKLARFLEKKGMKPLLCAADVYRPAAIEQLQVLAGRLNLPIHADFESKDPVAICEAAMREARRLRRDVVLFDTAGRQTVDEALMQELFDIKKTVKPKNIFLVADAMIGQDAVKTAGEFHKRLDLSGVILTKLDGDARGGAAISIKETTGAPIKFLGIGEGLDKLEEFRPEGLASRILGMGDVVGLVKDFEEVVDADKAERDARRMLRGNFTMIDFLDQMQAIKKMGSFGDLLDKLPFFPDGLPDGMKVDDREIVKIESIIHSMTRGERIDVGLFDKQPGRIERVAKGSGREAKDIRSLIDRFKSVRDMMGAIGQQAGLLSKIPGMKQLAMARKLKGAMAQGGMPGLPGMPGMPGMPGGLTQEMLQAAVADAPPLGKRRAQSAGSKAKAKAKRKQVKKARKKSRR; translated from the coding sequence ATGTTCGAAACGCTGCAGAAGGGCTTTCGCAAGGCGCGCCAGCGGATGGCGGGCGTGGCCGAGATCGACGAGAAGGTCGTCGACGAGGCGCTGCGCGACATCCGCCTCTCGCTCCTCGAGGCCGACGTCGACCTCAAGCTGACCAAGGACTTCCTCGGCCGCGTGCGCGAGAAGGCGCTCGGCGAGATCGTCAAGACCACGGCGACCGTCAAGGGCAGGAAGCTCCAGATCTCGCCGACCGACGCGTTCGTCAAGATCTGCCAGGACGAGCTCGTCGCGATGATGGGGCCGGTCGACACCGAGATCGCGCTCGCGCCCAAGGGCACGCCGACCGGCATCATGATGGTCGGCCTGAACGGCGTGGGCAAGACCACGACGACCGGCAAGCTCGCCCGCTTCCTCGAGAAGAAGGGGATGAAGCCGCTCCTGTGCGCCGCCGACGTCTACAGGCCCGCGGCCATCGAGCAGCTCCAGGTGCTCGCGGGCCGGCTCAACCTGCCGATCCACGCGGACTTCGAGAGCAAGGACCCGGTCGCGATCTGCGAGGCCGCCATGCGCGAGGCGCGGCGCCTGCGCCGGGACGTCGTGCTGTTCGACACCGCCGGGCGCCAGACCGTCGACGAGGCGCTCATGCAGGAGCTGTTCGACATCAAGAAGACGGTCAAGCCGAAGAACATCTTCCTCGTGGCCGACGCGATGATCGGGCAGGACGCGGTCAAGACCGCGGGCGAGTTCCACAAGCGGCTCGACCTCTCGGGCGTCATCCTGACCAAGCTCGACGGCGACGCCCGCGGCGGCGCGGCGATCTCCATCAAGGAGACCACGGGCGCGCCCATCAAGTTCCTCGGCATCGGCGAGGGGCTCGACAAGCTCGAGGAGTTTCGGCCCGAGGGGCTCGCGTCGCGGATCCTCGGCATGGGCGACGTCGTCGGGCTCGTCAAGGACTTCGAGGAGGTCGTGGACGCCGACAAGGCCGAGCGCGACGCGCGGCGGATGCTCCGCGGCAACTTCACGATGATCGACTTCCTCGATCAGATGCAGGCGATCAAGAAGATGGGATCGTTCGGCGATCTGCTCGACAAGCTGCCGTTCTTCCCGGACGGCCTGCCGGACGGGATGAAGGTCGACGATCGCGAGATCGTGAAGATCGAGTCGATCATCCACTCGATGACACGCGGCGAGCGGATTGACGTCGGGCTGTTCGACAAGCAGCCCGGCCGGATCGAGCGCGTGGCCAAGGGCTCGGGCCGCGAGGCGAAGGACATCCGCAGCCTGATCGACCGCTTCAAGTCCGTGCGCGACATGATGGGCGCGATCGGGCAGCAGGCGGGTCTCCTGTCGAAGATCCCGGGCATGAAGCAGCTCGCGATGGCGCGCAAGCTGAAGGGCGCGATGGCCCAGGGCGGGATGCCCGGGCTCCCGGGGATGCCGGGGATGCCGGGGATGCCGGGCGGGCTGACCCAGGAGATGCTGCAGGCGGCCGTGGCCGACGCGCCGCCGCTCGGCAAGCGCCGGGCGCAATCGGCGGGCTCGAAGGCGAAGGCCAAGGCGAAGCGCAAGCAGGTGAAGAAGGCTCGGAAGAAGAGCCGCCGTTGA